A single genomic interval of Streptomyces graminofaciens harbors:
- a CDS encoding isocyanide synthase family protein — translation MFELATLDTELAAIEVIREVLVHQRRLRGSGCTGRVCLRCLRHHRNAIAEAMTQGRTIEFLLPAFPTKSPNPAKVLGPLPDLAEELALRFLESLCERIAEVYPPGARVLICSDGRVFNDLIGVSDENVTRYAREINRMIDRIGATRLGQFTLDDVYPGADHAQLRARLTAGRGPSTDELRAEVRRGGDLVHMYRGITRFMLEDLSVPGYTGSRAALQRHCRELAYGVIARSRAWDELLAELFPDTVRLSIHPQPCSTRKIGLLLAETPDAWLTPWHSVAVDTGDGRFTLMKRADAEAAGARLVTAHGRPSHFALPGAPATVPTQATAPTQATAPTQATAPALAHAPTLAPTTGAARHDR, via the coding sequence GTGTTCGAACTCGCCACCCTCGATACCGAACTGGCCGCCATCGAAGTGATCCGCGAGGTGCTCGTACACCAGCGGAGGCTGCGCGGCAGCGGTTGCACCGGCAGGGTCTGCCTGAGGTGCCTGCGTCACCACCGGAACGCGATCGCCGAGGCCATGACACAGGGCCGGACCATCGAGTTCCTGCTCCCGGCGTTTCCCACCAAGTCCCCCAACCCAGCCAAGGTCCTGGGCCCGCTCCCCGACCTGGCCGAGGAACTCGCGCTCAGGTTCCTCGAATCGCTCTGCGAACGCATCGCCGAGGTCTACCCGCCCGGCGCCCGCGTCCTCATCTGCTCCGACGGACGGGTCTTCAACGACCTCATCGGGGTCAGCGACGAGAACGTGACCCGGTACGCCCGCGAGATCAACCGGATGATCGACCGGATCGGCGCCACCCGTCTCGGCCAGTTCACGCTGGACGACGTCTATCCGGGCGCAGACCACGCACAACTGCGGGCCAGACTCACGGCCGGCCGCGGCCCGAGCACCGACGAACTGCGCGCCGAGGTGCGCCGGGGCGGGGATCTGGTCCACATGTACCGGGGCATCACCCGCTTCATGCTGGAGGACCTGTCGGTCCCCGGATACACGGGAAGCCGTGCCGCCCTGCAGCGCCACTGCCGTGAACTCGCCTACGGGGTCATCGCCCGCAGCCGTGCCTGGGACGAGCTGCTCGCCGAGCTGTTCCCGGACACGGTCCGGCTGTCCATCCACCCGCAGCCGTGCAGCACACGGAAGATCGGGCTGCTGCTGGCGGAGACCCCCGATGCCTGGCTCACGCCTTGGCACAGCGTCGCCGTCGACACGGGCGACGGACGTTTCACCCTCATGAAACGCGCCGACGCCGAGGCGGCCGGGGCCCGGCTGGTGACGGCACACGGACGCCCGAGCCACTTCGCGCTGCCCGGAGCCCCCGCCACCGTGCCCACGCAGGCCACTGCCCCCACGCAGGCCACTGCCCCCACGCAGGCCACTGCCCCCGCACTGGCCCACGCCCCCACGCTCGCCCCCACCACAGGAGCCGCCCGCCATGACCGTTGA
- a CDS encoding gas vesicle protein yields MTDDERPNPMEVLRQARAQLAELTGMTAETVSSFEQTEDGWSLEVEVLELARVPDTMSLMASYRVDLDPRGQLTGYRRLRRYERGRADPHPRGGR; encoded by the coding sequence ATGACGGACGACGAGCGGCCGAACCCGATGGAGGTACTGCGTCAGGCGCGGGCCCAACTCGCCGAGTTGACCGGCATGACCGCCGAGACCGTCTCGTCCTTCGAGCAGACGGAGGACGGGTGGTCCTTGGAGGTCGAGGTCCTCGAACTCGCGCGGGTTCCCGACACGATGAGCCTGATGGCGAGTTACCGGGTCGACCTGGATCCGAGGGGACAGCTCACCGGCTACCGGCGTCTCCGCCGCTACGAACGGGGGCGGGCCGACCCGCACCCGCGCGGCGGGCGTTAG
- a CDS encoding SRPBCC family protein, whose product MTGTLGSATSAAGRAVGGDPPAGLARSAAADRLRAEVREYLAVQAQRLLVGAGRKLGEATVKLNDIAEGDSPGFARLALDGGRKLAQGKGPVRSALELGAAHAKDTLVGALKNLGGGKGGRNGGAGRKPTAIVERIDVGVPLRTAYDQWTCYQDFSAFAQGVESASRTDDTRSDWQLKVFRSHRSWRATTTEQIPDDRISWTSEGAKGTAKGVVSFHRLADNLTRVLLVIEYHPSGLFEKTGNLWRAQGRRARLDLRNFVCFLTLEGEAEDGWRGEIRDGETVRSHEDAVAEEEDHAESDESPEARDVEEDDEAYEEEGPYDEDGDPDAYEEDPEYESEYAEGGSRR is encoded by the coding sequence ATGACCGGGACCCTCGGATCGGCGACCTCCGCCGCGGGCAGGGCCGTCGGCGGCGATCCGCCGGCCGGCCTGGCGCGGAGCGCGGCGGCGGACCGGCTCAGGGCGGAGGTGCGGGAGTACCTCGCCGTGCAGGCCCAGCGGCTGCTCGTGGGCGCGGGGCGCAAGCTGGGCGAGGCCACGGTCAAGCTGAACGACATCGCCGAGGGCGACAGCCCCGGATTCGCCCGGCTCGCCCTCGACGGCGGCCGCAAACTCGCCCAGGGCAAGGGCCCCGTGCGCTCCGCGCTGGAACTCGGAGCCGCACACGCGAAGGACACGCTGGTGGGCGCCCTGAAGAACCTCGGGGGCGGCAAGGGCGGGCGCAACGGCGGGGCGGGCCGGAAGCCCACCGCCATCGTCGAGCGGATCGACGTCGGCGTGCCCCTGCGCACCGCCTACGACCAGTGGACGTGCTACCAGGACTTCAGTGCCTTCGCCCAGGGCGTCGAGAGCGCGAGCCGCACCGACGACACCCGGTCCGACTGGCAGCTCAAGGTGTTCCGGTCCCACCGCAGTTGGCGGGCGACGACCACCGAGCAGATCCCGGACGACCGGATCTCCTGGACGTCGGAGGGAGCCAAGGGCACGGCGAAGGGTGTCGTCTCCTTCCACCGGCTCGCCGACAACCTCACCCGCGTACTGCTGGTCATCGAGTACCACCCCTCGGGCCTGTTCGAGAAGACCGGCAACCTGTGGCGCGCGCAGGGCCGCCGTGCCCGTCTCGACCTCAGGAACTTCGTCTGCTTCCTCACCCTCGAGGGGGAGGCGGAGGACGGCTGGCGGGGCGAGATCCGGGACGGCGAGACGGTCCGCTCGCACGAGGACGCGGTCGCCGAGGAAGAGGATCACGCGGAGAGCGACGAGAGCCCCGAGGCGCGGGACGTCGAGGAGGACGACGAGGCGTACGAGGAGGAGGGCCCGTACGACGAGGATGGCGACCCGGACGCGTACGAGGAGGACCCCGAGTACGAGTCGGAGTACGCCGAGGGCGGGAGCCGTCGATGA
- a CDS encoding DNA primase, producing the protein MNRTGLGLAMGAGYALGRTRKLRLALVVGSLVAARRLHLTPRAVTDLVAGRLRDNPRFKEIGNQLREDLRGAGRAASGAVVERQLDAFADRLHVRTAEVRDRLVGVVPGGRDEEDVQGEGEDVGDRPRRKGASRKAPAKKAVARAPAKKTARKAPAKQSAPRGAAGKKTAAAQRTGAGARVQKGGGGR; encoded by the coding sequence ATGAACCGAACGGGACTGGGCCTCGCGATGGGGGCCGGATACGCCCTCGGACGTACGAGGAAGCTGAGACTGGCGCTCGTGGTCGGTTCGCTGGTGGCGGCCAGGCGGCTGCACCTGACCCCGCGGGCCGTCACGGACCTGGTGGCCGGCCGACTGCGGGACAACCCCCGGTTCAAGGAGATCGGGAACCAGCTGCGCGAGGATCTGCGGGGCGCCGGCAGGGCCGCGTCCGGTGCCGTGGTCGAGCGGCAGTTGGACGCGTTCGCCGACCGGCTGCACGTCCGTACGGCCGAAGTGCGGGACCGCCTCGTCGGCGTCGTGCCCGGCGGGCGGGACGAGGAGGACGTGCAGGGCGAGGGCGAAGACGTGGGCGACCGGCCTCGGCGGAAGGGCGCCTCCCGCAAGGCACCGGCGAAGAAGGCCGTCGCGAGGGCCCCCGCGAAGAAGACCGCCCGTAAGGCTCCCGCCAAGCAGTCCGCCCCTCGCGGTGCGGCCGGGAAGAAGACGGCGGCGGCGCAGAGGACCGGGGCCGGAGCCCGGGTGCAGAAGGGGGGCGGAGGCCGATGA
- a CDS encoding gas vesicle structural protein GvpA produces MTVVPAQQTGGGGGSSGLYDVLELILDRGLVIDAFVRVSLVGIEILKIDVRVVVASVDTYLRFAEACNRLDLEAGPRKSPGLPDLVGEITESGARGKSKGALSGAAETISDAFKQARGEADAEPGPRARKSTASRRKEEQE; encoded by the coding sequence ATGACCGTCGTACCGGCACAACAGACCGGCGGTGGAGGCGGCAGCAGCGGCCTCTACGACGTGCTGGAACTGATCCTGGACAGGGGCCTCGTCATCGACGCGTTCGTACGGGTCTCCCTGGTCGGCATCGAGATCCTCAAGATCGACGTACGCGTGGTCGTGGCCAGCGTCGACACCTATCTGCGGTTCGCCGAGGCGTGCAACCGCCTCGACCTGGAGGCCGGCCCGCGCAAGAGCCCCGGCCTGCCCGACCTCGTCGGTGAGATCACCGAGTCCGGTGCGCGCGGCAAGTCCAAGGGCGCGCTGTCCGGAGCGGCCGAGACCATCTCCGACGCCTTCAAGCAGGCCCGTGGGGAGGCCGACGCCGAGCCCGGGCCGCGCGCCCGCAAGAGCACCGCGTCACGCCGGAAGGAGGAGCAGGAGTGA
- a CDS encoding GvpL/GvpF family gas vesicle protein yields the protein MSTYVYGISASSHPALPEGMAGVGDPPVTVRVLKEQGLAAVVSDAPEGLRPKRRDLLAHQNVLAEAGAAGCVLPMRFGSVAPDDDSVTGVLAERAGHYEERLRALDNKVEYNVKAIHVENAVLHTVMAGSPELRAFVEANRQAGGGSYEQKIQLGEMVAAAVKAQEAEDAAAVRQALEPLAAAVGVGPESTGWLTNVSFLVDRDAAAGFTEAADEFRKAHPHLDLRLNGPLPPYSFVEPGPAEPAGTADEE from the coding sequence GTGAGCACGTACGTCTACGGGATCAGCGCGAGCTCGCACCCGGCTCTCCCCGAGGGCATGGCCGGCGTGGGCGACCCGCCGGTGACCGTGCGTGTGCTCAAGGAGCAGGGCCTGGCGGCGGTCGTCAGCGACGCGCCCGAGGGGCTGCGGCCCAAGCGCCGGGACCTCCTCGCCCACCAGAACGTGCTCGCCGAGGCGGGCGCCGCCGGCTGCGTGCTGCCCATGCGGTTCGGCAGTGTCGCCCCCGACGACGACTCCGTCACCGGGGTGCTCGCGGAGCGCGCCGGGCACTACGAGGAGCGGCTGCGGGCCCTCGACAACAAGGTCGAGTACAACGTCAAGGCCATCCATGTCGAGAACGCCGTACTGCACACGGTGATGGCGGGCAGCCCCGAGCTGCGGGCCTTCGTCGAGGCCAACCGGCAGGCGGGCGGCGGCAGTTACGAGCAGAAGATCCAGCTCGGCGAGATGGTCGCCGCCGCGGTCAAGGCACAGGAGGCCGAGGACGCGGCCGCCGTGCGGCAGGCCCTGGAGCCGCTCGCCGCGGCCGTCGGCGTGGGGCCGGAGTCGACCGGCTGGCTGACCAACGTCTCTTTCTTGGTGGACCGGGACGCGGCCGCGGGCTTCACAGAGGCGGCGGACGAGTTCCGCAAGGCCCATCCGCACCTCGACCTCCGCCTCAACGGCCCGCTGCCGCCGTACAGCTTCGTCGAGCCCGGACCGGCCGAGCCCGCCGGGACGGCCGACGAGGAGTAG
- a CDS encoding gas vesicle protein GvpG: protein MGLIGEVLLLPFAPVRGSAWVIGQVVREAERIYYDPAAVRAELSRLEERLTDGEITEEEFDRAEDELLDRLEIATRGSAGTDDGTAR from the coding sequence GTGGGGCTGATCGGAGAGGTGCTGCTGCTGCCGTTCGCCCCGGTGCGCGGCAGCGCGTGGGTGATCGGACAGGTCGTCCGGGAAGCCGAACGGATCTACTACGACCCTGCCGCGGTACGGGCCGAACTGTCCCGGCTGGAGGAGCGGCTGACGGACGGGGAGATCACGGAGGAGGAGTTCGACCGGGCGGAGGACGAGCTCCTCGACCGGCTGGAGATCGCGACGCGCGGCAGCGCGGGAACGGACGACGGGACGGCACGATGA
- a CDS encoding AfsR/SARP family transcriptional regulator: MELSRVEFRVLGRVEAVGAGGTLTLGGPKPRTLLAALLLNANTAIPADRLCDVLWTGSPPASAQANLRSYAAGLRRSLNTASDGDRLSHGHQGYRLRLQPDELDLRLFDDLTTRGRAALAAGDHRSAADRLRAALDLWRGAAFDGLAHHSALHMEALRLEESRLAVFEDHAAARLALGEYEELVPELRAQTAAHPLRERLWALLITAQYHCGRPGDALRSYARARRTLRDELGLDPGAELRRLHQAVLARDLPPAAGSPPAAPAEPLRPPPPAAHTGGRPGPASGWPICQLPTLIPDFVGREKLLERAAELLATPNGERPPPLVPVLVLTGLPGVGKTAAVTHLAHRLRGTFPDGQLYVQLDGARGPYRTSATVLADLLLGIGVPGSAIPRTESQRAALFRSRLAGRRVLVVLDDAPDTSQIQYLLPGSAGCAVLVTSRARLTAIPGAHLLDVEPLDDTDGRTLLDRIAGTRRFAVEPEATGRLLDGCAGLPLALRVAGARLAGNPHRPVRWLAERLADEQRRLGELRAGDLAMRACVATAYRGLDPDTARAFRALGLLPTGEFPSWVPSVIMSGPAGDEETDDRVDDILDTLIHANLIRVHQIGPDGRPRYRVHDLLRAYAAERAAEEESPARQREIVARVLDGWLRRVVTVGEELRRTGADTATAWLEFERTGLAATVEFAARAGHGEQASELAAALDDICHQRNWWDDWERMARAVLARASADGDRRRVAMAEGSLARAAVGRGRADEAVRWFASAIKQLDELGERRRAAYLRVHCSFAVADRGMAQHAHADASAAVAALSTLGDPHGKVLALRSLGAVLLCLHREAEAVPVLESALETAERLGHPLALADVLQALAVSEISLGRYRTAARHLDRALVHYRRVRHRPGEAYALYTIGRLRVAREPGRAAEALRPLAEAAEVFAELGERRGEALTAFMQARTYAALGQRERAEACFGVALAGFGALRMPDWEKSARKELCALDG, encoded by the coding sequence GTGGAGCTGAGCCGTGTGGAGTTCAGGGTGCTGGGACGCGTCGAGGCCGTCGGCGCCGGCGGGACGCTGACGCTCGGCGGACCCAAGCCACGCACGCTCCTCGCGGCCCTCCTGCTGAACGCGAACACCGCGATCCCCGCCGACCGGCTCTGCGACGTGCTGTGGACCGGAAGCCCACCGGCCTCCGCGCAGGCGAACCTGCGCAGTTACGCCGCCGGCCTGCGCCGTTCGCTCAACACGGCCTCGGACGGCGACCGACTCAGCCACGGCCACCAGGGATACCGTCTCCGGCTCCAGCCGGACGAACTGGACCTGCGGCTCTTCGACGACCTGACGACACGCGGCCGGGCCGCCCTGGCCGCAGGAGATCACCGCTCGGCGGCCGACCGGCTGCGCGCCGCCCTGGACCTGTGGCGCGGCGCCGCCTTCGACGGACTGGCACATCACTCCGCCCTGCACATGGAGGCGTTGCGGCTGGAGGAGTCCCGGCTCGCCGTCTTCGAGGATCACGCCGCGGCCCGCCTCGCGCTGGGCGAGTACGAGGAACTCGTCCCGGAGCTACGGGCCCAGACCGCGGCACACCCGCTGCGCGAGCGATTATGGGCACTGCTGATCACCGCCCAGTACCACTGCGGACGTCCGGGCGACGCGCTCCGCTCCTACGCCCGGGCCCGCCGGACGCTCCGCGACGAGCTCGGACTCGACCCCGGCGCCGAACTGCGACGGCTGCACCAGGCCGTACTCGCCCGTGACCTGCCGCCGGCCGCCGGATCACCACCGGCGGCCCCTGCCGAACCCCTCCGACCGCCCCCGCCCGCCGCGCACACGGGCGGCAGGCCAGGACCGGCGTCAGGCTGGCCGATCTGCCAACTTCCCACGCTCATACCGGACTTCGTCGGCCGCGAGAAGCTGCTCGAGCGCGCGGCAGAACTGCTCGCCACGCCGAACGGCGAAAGGCCGCCGCCGTTGGTGCCGGTCCTGGTCCTGACCGGTCTGCCCGGTGTGGGCAAGACGGCCGCGGTCACCCACCTCGCCCACCGGCTCCGCGGCACCTTCCCCGACGGCCAGCTCTACGTCCAGCTCGACGGCGCTCGCGGGCCGTACCGCACGTCGGCCACCGTCCTGGCCGATCTGCTGCTCGGTATCGGGGTGCCGGGTTCGGCGATCCCCAGGACCGAGTCCCAGCGGGCCGCCCTGTTCCGTTCGAGGCTCGCCGGCCGCCGGGTGCTGGTCGTCCTGGACGACGCACCGGACACCTCCCAGATCCAGTACCTGCTGCCCGGGAGCGCCGGCTGTGCCGTCCTGGTCACCAGCCGGGCGCGGCTGACCGCCATCCCCGGCGCGCACCTGCTCGACGTGGAGCCGCTGGACGACACCGACGGGCGTACCCTGCTCGACCGGATCGCGGGAACGCGGCGCTTCGCCGTCGAGCCGGAGGCGACGGGACGTCTCCTCGACGGATGCGCGGGCCTTCCCCTGGCCCTCAGGGTGGCGGGCGCCCGGCTGGCCGGAAATCCGCACCGCCCCGTGCGCTGGCTGGCCGAACGGCTGGCCGACGAGCAACGCCGGCTGGGCGAGCTGCGCGCCGGTGACCTCGCCATGCGTGCCTGTGTCGCCACCGCGTACCGCGGGCTGGACCCGGACACCGCCCGGGCGTTCCGCGCCCTCGGCCTGCTCCCCACGGGCGAGTTCCCGTCCTGGGTACCCTCGGTGATCATGTCCGGCCCGGCCGGGGACGAGGAAACGGACGACCGGGTCGACGACATCCTCGACACGCTGATCCACGCCAACCTCATCCGGGTCCACCAGATCGGCCCGGACGGTCGGCCCCGCTACCGCGTCCACGACCTGCTGCGTGCCTACGCCGCGGAACGTGCCGCCGAGGAGGAGTCCCCGGCACGGCAGCGGGAGATCGTCGCACGGGTCCTGGACGGCTGGCTGCGGCGGGTGGTCACGGTGGGGGAGGAGCTGCGGCGAACGGGCGCGGACACCGCCACCGCGTGGCTCGAGTTCGAACGGACGGGTCTGGCCGCCACCGTGGAGTTCGCCGCGCGCGCCGGTCACGGTGAACAGGCGAGCGAACTCGCCGCCGCCCTGGACGACATATGTCATCAGCGGAACTGGTGGGACGACTGGGAGCGCATGGCGCGGGCCGTGCTGGCCCGGGCGTCGGCCGACGGTGACCGCAGACGTGTCGCGATGGCCGAGGGCTCGCTCGCCCGGGCCGCCGTGGGGCGCGGCCGGGCGGACGAGGCGGTGCGCTGGTTCGCCTCCGCCATCAAGCAGTTGGACGAGCTGGGGGAACGGCGCCGGGCCGCCTACCTGCGCGTCCACTGCAGTTTCGCGGTCGCGGACCGGGGGATGGCACAGCATGCCCACGCCGACGCGTCCGCGGCCGTCGCCGCCCTGAGCACGCTGGGCGACCCGCACGGCAAGGTACTGGCCCTGCGCAGCCTGGGCGCGGTGCTGCTCTGCCTGCACCGGGAGGCCGAGGCCGTGCCCGTGCTGGAGAGCGCCCTGGAGACGGCCGAACGACTGGGGCATCCGCTGGCGCTGGCCGATGTCCTGCAGGCCCTGGCCGTGTCCGAGATCTCCCTGGGCCGCTACCGGACGGCCGCCCGCCACCTGGACCGGGCGCTCGTCCACTACCGCCGGGTCCGGCACCGTCCCGGCGAGGCGTACGCGCTGTACACGATCGGGCGGCTGCGGGTGGCCAGGGAACCGGGACGGGCCGCCGAGGCACTCCGCCCGCTCGCCGAGGCCGCGGAGGTGTTCGCCGAACTCGGTGAGCGACGCGGCGAGGCACTGACCGCGTTCATGCAGGCCCGCACGTACGCCGCCCTGGGCCAGCGGGAGCGGGCGGAGGCCTGTTTCGGGGTGGCACTGGCCGGGTTCGGCGCACTGCGCATGCCCGACTGGGAGAAGAGCGCCCGCAAGGAACTCTGCGCTCTCGACGGCTGA
- a CDS encoding TauD/TfdA dioxygenase family protein translates to MTVDHAPLGDRRLSITPLEPFGIAVHAVDPGRALTDLPVEPLRALVREHRLLLLRDFAGFAEPAELSAYGERWGQLSVWPFGTVLELVQQPDPADHIFDHSHMPMHWDGMYRDHIPEFQIFQCVHAPGEGNGGETTFADTTAVLTDTDEATRALWSRATGTYHRKMEYYDGTCVSPVVTAHPVHGTPVIRYNEPTVEAGETFVNHPDLEFSGLADDSEVAELHAGLRAALYDPSHLYAHAWRTGDVVVTDNYTLLHGRNAFTSGAPRHLRRVQVLADPPLANPGLIR, encoded by the coding sequence ATGACCGTTGACCACGCCCCGCTCGGCGACCGGCGCCTGAGCATCACCCCCCTCGAACCGTTCGGAATCGCCGTCCACGCCGTCGACCCCGGTCGCGCCCTGACCGATCTCCCCGTCGAGCCGCTGCGCGCCCTCGTCCGTGAGCACCGCCTGCTCCTGCTCCGCGACTTCGCCGGGTTCGCCGAGCCCGCCGAACTCTCCGCGTACGGCGAGCGTTGGGGGCAGCTCAGCGTGTGGCCGTTCGGCACCGTCCTGGAACTGGTTCAGCAGCCCGACCCGGCCGACCACATCTTCGATCACAGCCACATGCCCATGCACTGGGACGGCATGTACCGCGACCACATACCCGAGTTCCAGATCTTCCAGTGCGTCCACGCGCCCGGCGAGGGCAACGGCGGCGAGACCACCTTCGCCGACACCACCGCCGTACTCACCGACACCGACGAGGCCACCCGCGCCCTGTGGTCCAGGGCCACCGGCACCTACCACCGGAAGATGGAGTACTACGACGGCACGTGCGTCTCCCCGGTGGTGACGGCCCACCCGGTCCACGGCACTCCGGTCATCCGCTACAACGAGCCCACCGTCGAGGCCGGCGAGACCTTCGTGAACCACCCCGACCTGGAGTTCTCCGGTCTCGCCGACGACTCCGAAGTCGCCGAACTGCACGCCGGCCTGCGTGCCGCCCTGTACGACCCGTCCCACCTCTACGCACACGCCTGGCGGACCGGCGACGTGGTGGTGACGGACAACTACACCCTGCTGCACGGCCGCAACGCCTTCACCAGCGGCGCACCCCGGCACCTGCGCCGTGTCCAGGTCCTCGCCGATCCGCCGCTGGCCAACCCGGGGCTGATCCGATGA
- a CDS encoding phage holin family protein produces the protein MKRMDHLEHLDKHLVDELAQVARETIRDELREQTRKQRRKATLYAASGAVALYAGASVAFALGLALDIGLPGWAAALITAAVLGVVAYVLRGAARPHAPSRPTPERGAGPPASERGQGVGGKTPSGPADGLGTPYPHPPMPPTAPGTPAPRPDTVDPESPHHRT, from the coding sequence ATGAAGCGCATGGATCACCTGGAGCATCTGGACAAGCACCTGGTCGACGAACTGGCACAGGTGGCGCGCGAGACGATCCGCGACGAGTTGCGCGAGCAGACCCGCAAGCAGCGCCGGAAGGCCACGCTGTACGCGGCGTCCGGCGCCGTGGCTCTCTACGCGGGCGCCTCCGTCGCGTTCGCCCTGGGGCTGGCCCTCGACATCGGGCTGCCCGGCTGGGCCGCCGCGCTGATCACCGCGGCGGTCCTCGGCGTCGTGGCGTACGTACTGCGCGGCGCCGCCCGCCCGCACGCGCCGTCCCGGCCCACGCCCGAACGAGGGGCCGGGCCGCCCGCCTCGGAGCGGGGCCAAGGCGTCGGAGGGAAGACACCGTCCGGGCCGGCCGACGGTCTCGGCACGCCGTATCCCCATCCGCCGATGCCACCCACCGCGCCCGGCACCCCGGCACCGCGCCCGGACACCGTCGACCCCGAGAGCCCGCACCACCGGACGTGA